A region of the Cucurbita pepo subsp. pepo cultivar mu-cu-16 chromosome LG14, ASM280686v2, whole genome shotgun sequence genome:
TTACCAGCATTCCAGCATGCTTGTTAGATTGATTTTGAAAGGTTTTCTCACTCAACTGATTCACAGGGCTATTGAGGCAACCGAAATATGGTCATCTGAAGGAGCTTCACAAGACTATTAAATTGTGCGAGCCAGCTTTGGTTTCAGCTGATCCTATAGTTACTTCATTAGGGAATAATCAACAGGTTTTCCAATCCTGCACATCTTTTCATAGTCCATGTcgtttgtatattttttaagtcaGAAGTTGAAAACTTACGTTTTTTTCTCTGCATCAGGCTCATGTATACTCTTCTGAATCTGGAGGATGTGCAGCATTTTTATCAAACTATGATACGAAATCATTTGCGAGAGTTTCGTTCAATAACAGGCATTACAATTTACCTCCTTGGTCGATCAGCATCCTTCCTGACTGCAGAAATGCGGTTTTCAATACCGCAAAGGTTCGACCATTAGAGAGCTTAGTAGTATAACTTCATAGGATCTGTAATCGAAGTTCAGGTTGAACTTATCGATGTCACCTTTTTAAACATCCCTCTAGGTTGGAGTTCAAACTTCACAGATGGGAATGTTGCCTGCAGAATCTACTACGCTTTCCTGGGAAAGTTATTTTGAAGATATATCTTCACTAGATGACAGCTCAATGATGACTTCTCCTGGTTTATTGGAGCAGATAAACGTCACTCGGGACACGAGTGACTACTTGTGGTACATAACCAGGTGATACATGTGTTTCTTTCATCCTTCTAAATGTAATTGACAAAACggttttgtgagatcttacattggcaggagagggaacgaagtattccttataagagtatgtaaacctctctctaacatacgcgctttaaaaccttaagggaaagcccagaagggaaagcaaataagacaatatctattaatggtgggcttaggctgtaacagatggtatcaaagccagacaccgggcggtgtgtcaaagaggacgctggcccccaaggggggtagattgtgagatcccacttcggttggggaggagaatgaaacattccttacaagggtgtgaaaaacctcttcctaacatacgtgttttaaaaccttgaggggaagtccagaaggaaaagtccaaagaagacgatatctgctagtggtggacttaggctgttacgTAGTTATTGGCATTTTATAATTCATAGTCAATCAGAAAAAAATGCGGTAAGCAAACTTCAGAAGTTTGATTCCATTAACCAGACCTCTCTATCTTTACAGCATAGATATCAGTTCCTCTGAACCCTTTCTACATGGAGGAGAATTGCCCACTCTGCTTCTTCAATCGTCAGGCCATGCCGTGCACATCTTTATTAACGGGCAGCTTTCGGGTACTTTCACTCGCCAAATGCCTGCCTAGCCTTTGTGATTGATAAAACTCACCATCCGCTATTATTAGGTTCTGTCTCCGGGTCAAGAAAGAACAGGAGGTTCACATATTCTGGGAAGGTTAATTTGCGAGCCGGAACAAACAAAATTGGTTTGCTTAGTGTCGCTGTTGGATTACCGGTAAGATAAACAGAGCGAACCTAACCATTGAGCATAAAGTCTTCTTTTAGTATGCTaatctttgttgttttctATGAAGAATGTGGGAGGACATTTTGAGACATGGAACACAGGAATCCTTGGTCCAGTTGTTCTCTATGGGCTTCGCCATGGAAAATGGGACCTATCCTCACAGAAGTGGACTTACCAGGTACCTATAAACTTCATTTCTTGGGTCCACATTGGTTCagaagaaacatttcttaaccCGTTCACTGCCACTTTACAACAGGTTGGGCTGAAAGGAGAAGCCATGGATCTCATATCTCCAAGTGGATTTTCTCCTGTTGAATGGATGCAAGCATCAATGGCTGCCCAAACACCTCAGCCGTTAACTTGGCACAAGGTAACAATATAAGAAAACGTACGATTCAAGCTTTTACACAAACGCAAACTCTGGTTGAAGACACGGATGTTACCTCTCTTGAACTTTGCAGGCTTATTTTGATGCTCCTGATGGAGAGGAGCCTTTGGCCTTGGACATGGATGGAATGGGGAAAGGTCAAATATGGATTAATGGGCAGAGTATCGGAAGATACTGGACAGCGTTTGCTCGTGGTAATTGCAGTCGATGCAACTATGCTACAGCATTTAGGCCTCCAAAGTGTCAGCTAGGCTGTGGCCAACCAACCCAAAGATGGTAATTGTCCATGATAACTTCCTTATCTAGACTTAACTAGTACTTTATTAAACGACCAAGATTTGGTTTTAGGTATCATGTACCTCGTTCTTGGCTAAAGCCAGAACAGAACCTGTTGGTGGTTTTCGAGGAAGTTGGAGGAAATCCCTTGAGAATCTCTATTGTGAAGAGATTGGTAACAAGTGTTTGTGCTGATGTTTCTGAATTCCACCCAACTTTCAAGAACTGGCAAAATACAGCAAGATTCCGTACACCCAAAGTTCACCTCAGTTGTGATCCAGGTCAGTACATTTCTTCCATCAAGTTCGCGAGCTTTGGAACCCCATTGGGAACCTGCGGGAGCTACCAGCAAGGAAGTTGCCATGCCCCTTCCTCACATGCCATTCTAGAGAAGgttccaagaacaaactccTGTGGATACTATCTAGCACTTAGTATTCAAATAGCAAGAAGATCTAGATCCTTGGATAAAAACAGCTACTAATTACTTTTTTTGCTCATTCTTCTGCAGAAATGCGTGGGAAAGGAGAGATGCGTTGTTACCGTATCGAACAGCAACTTCGACGACCCGTGTCCAAATATGATGAAGCGATTATCAGTTGAAGCAGTATGTAATCCCACAACTTCTACAAGTCAATTCAACTGGGGGGGTTAACttgataaaaacaaaaagctGACTTCTAGCCACTTATCAACCATGGATTCAGTGATATGATTATACACACAGCACAAGCAAGAGTAAGCAAGCAAAGGTATAGAGCAAGAATAGTAGTGTTCAGTTTTCATCCTGGATACCTGTACAGCCAAAGGAAATTAGTTTCAAATGGTTTAGCAGCTTCCATACCATAGTGTTtgttagaaaagaaaaaagtactTGTTTTGTGTGGGGTGATTTGTTCATTCTAGGGTCCTAAGTTGAATCTCTCAAGCTACCTTCCCTTCCATTTTAGAGGGAAGCACAAGCTTTTTATCTATTTGTCTTCATGCTAGGAGGAGTTTCCTGGTGTAACATTGTGATTTCTTGAATGCCCagaaaaaagttatttatctAGTCGGAGAGCAAACAATACAATTTTGTTTGTCACTTGAGTCCTTCTCTTAATCAAGTCTCGACTCTTTTTCTGGAGctctcaaacaaagtataccctttattcgacacttgaggattctattgtcatgACTAAATTAAGGGTATGACtttaataccatgttagtaACCATGACCCTCCACAGtagtacgatattgtccactttgagcataatggtttctccaaaaagcctcgtaccaatggagacaGTGTTCTTAATAATCTTCAACCAAACTTACTAGAATTCATGAACTCTATTGCACGATCATGAAGTGCACAACAAAATAACAAGGATGTGTACAAATACAACGAAGGAAAGCATCCAGAatgtaaaaaatgttgaaacaTTACAACTGAACCAAGTTTTTGAAGACATAAGTACCAAGAATGAACCAACCAACCAGGAAGACATTGAAGAATGCCAAGAAGGTAAGGAAAGTAGTACCGCCCAGTGCGAGTCCAATACTGAATACCACAACAAATGGTAACAACGTCCTGATTACAGCTCCTTTACTGACCCACCGACCCTTGAGGAAGATCAGAGCAGCAAGGTTCACCACATTCCATCCACCTGTGCGAAACCCAAGTCTGTTCAGATTATTAGCCACAAAGGAATGACAATTGCATGTCAAGAGATTGTAGGATCGGTGTTGGAACTCTTGAGTGCTCCTCCGCAATGCATCATCCCATGTTGAAATTTCTCCTTCTCTgaattcatcttcttcacttcTGTGAGTGACAATGCAACAACACTGCATATCGATTGCAACAAAATCAGCCAAAAAAGTAGGGAAAGAGGTTCCGATCACAGTATCATGCATGGATTTTGGTACCTTGTCGCTGTTGATTTGAAGATACCGAGCGACTGCGCCAAATGTGAAGTTGTCGACACACACAAAATTGGGGCCTGCGAAGTCTAAGATTACTCCATCCTCTCTGCCAATGCCGATGTGACCAATGAAAGGAACGAGCCAGGAAATAACAGGAAGAGGTGTCCACACAATGCAACATGGAAACCGAGCTCTCTCCGGATCAATCTTCATATTCTGAGCGATATTTCCTTCGATCATCATCTGATTCTCAGGATCGTTGCTTGATTCCATTTCCAAAGTCATAAAATGCTGGAAAAAAGACGCTCAATTGAGTAGTGACAAAATCAGTTAGAAGGAAACCCCTCGGCTATCTACAATCCGATAACGATAACAAATCAGTAATTCAGACCGAGACGAAGCTCCCGAATCTCCTCAACTTTAGGGATAGCCAAACATCAGTCAGAATAAAGAATCAAACAGGTAAAACAAGCAAGCTACGGAAAGGATTTGAAGAACAAACGAACAGTTTTTGAGGGAGAAGTATGAGAAGAAGTTGAAGTTTACCTAACGGAACAAATTTGGTGAAGAAAGATCTTCTGAACGAGCGACTAATCTCCGATCAATTTGATCGGTTTGCGGACCGAGGGGTTTTTTCTAGAACTGATCGGTATATATtcaaaacgacgtcgtttatACCTGCTTTGATAAGCTTTGAAGTTCAGAATTCAGATCATATTTGGCTAATAGTTTTGTGATCGGCTCTCGCTCGTGGTTGAACTCCGTCGAAGTTCCGATGCCGCCGAAGCCGGCAAGCAATCCTCCAGCTGTGGTGGATTTAACCAGCAGCGACGATGATGAGCCTGCAGCGAACACAGTTTCAAACAAACTAGCGTCGAATTCTCAGACGAGACTCCAAGAGCGTCGAGGCAGTTCTACGCCGGTTTTACTATCAATATCGGATGATAAAGCCGCTGATAGCCGCTGTTTTTGGAAAGCCGGAAATTTCGACGTCGGTCTTACCGCAAGGCCTATACCTGCTGCTGATGGTTATCCTTTGTTCTGCGTTTAAtgtttgtatttatttgtttgattccGCGATGCTGATTATGAAAACATAACAGGAGAATTGGAGCATGCTCGAGTTCATCCGAAGTTTCTTCATTCCAATGCTACTTCCCACAAATGGGCGTTGGGCGGTAAGGCTTTGTTTACTCGAAAGCGTTGATTCTTCAGTGGCTGAGCAATATCTTGAATGTGGTTCTTCTGGTGTGCTTTGAGTTATCTCTCCTTTGTCCCTCAATTTACATTTGTTCATCTAATGCAGCAATTGCTGAACTTCTGGATAATGCTGTGGACGAGGTATGTTATTGTTTATAAAACGTTTAGTGCTTCTTGAACTCGTACCCAATTAAATTAACTATATGGAATAACAAGCCAATTTTTGTTGCtggagtgtgagatcccacgttggtagaggagaacgaagcattcctttataagggtgtgaaaacttgtccctagcagacgcgttttaaaaccttgaggggaaagtataaaaaggacaatatctgctagcgttgAGCTTTGTCTGTTACATATGATATcatagccagacaccggacgataatgtcagcgaggacgctgggcccccaacGGGGGCGGGGGGAGGGGggggttgattgtgagatcccacattggttggagaggagaacgaaatatttcttataagggtgtggaaacctctctctaacatacgCTTTTTAaagggacaatatctgttagttgTTACATGAAAAACCCCAAAACTTCTAACATTGAAACGAAAAGTTCGATTTGGTTTGCATCTTGTGAAGTGTTGTGGTTCTACGTCCCAGATACTCGAATTTATGACTCAAGCAggatgaaaaatagaatattagtTGATCATGTTGAACGGGAGGTGCAGAGTTCTTAAGTTGTGCTTCATGGCTAAAAGGATACAGTAGTGATGTAAaggaaagacaaaaagaaggAAGTCATATAGATGAAGTATTGTAAATTACTCGACTATGGTGCGGCCTTCTGTAAACACAGCCATTCATCAATTTCAGATACACAATGGGGCAACGTTTGTGAAGGTTGATAAAGTTGATATAATGAAGGATAACTCTCCAGCTTTACTTTTCCATGGTATTGTGTTATTCTTGTTAATTTCATGATATGCAGTTCCATTGTTTAGTTTTGGATCTAACCACATGAACAAGTGATATTTGATGCAGACGATGGTGGGGGAATGGATCCTGATGGCATCCGGAAATGTATGAGTCTGGGATATTCTTCAAAGAAGTCAAACACAACAATAGGACAatgtaatttcttttcttgctcTTCTAGTTCGTAGCTTTACCTtatgtaagatcccacatcggttggagaggagaatggaacattccttataagagtgtggaaacctctctctagtagacgcgttttaaaactgtgaggttgacgacgatacgtaacgggccgaagcggacaatatctactagtggtgggtttggactgttacaaatggtatcagagccagacaccagacaatgtgccaacaaggacgctgggaccccaaggggggtggattgcgagataccgcattgattggagaggagaacgaaacattccttgtaagggtgtggaaacctctccctagtagatgcgttttaaagtcgtgaagctgacgacaatacataacaggccaaagcggacaacgtcttctagcggtgggtttgggctgttacaaaattgtgagatcccacatcggttgaaaaggagaatgaaacaatccttataagggtgtggaaatcactccctagtagacacattttaaaaccttgaaaggaaaactcaaagcggacaatatctacttgcAGTAGGTTGGGCTAGTACATGTTAATAGTAAATTCATTAGGTTCAAGtccaaactttatgaaatttatttcttaGTTAGTTCAGTTTTTTTCTTGTGTAAATTTTGAGTACATGAAATGTTTATCTGTCTCTTCCTAACGTTGTGTCACCAGACACATGCCTTTTTCCGTGCATTGAATGTTTTTTAGAATGTTAAGCTACTTTGAGATCTCAAACCAACAGACACTTGATAGCTTTCGCTTCTACGTTCCAAAATACAAatcattttcaacttcatCTTTGGATGCTAACCAGATGTTTGAATAATTTCGAAGGCATCAAAAtagttttctgtttttctagATACTCTGTAACCAAATATACTgctttggttttttctttgtcGTGACATCCTACTCGTGTGTGTTCTAGATGGGAATGGATTTAAAACAAGCACCATGCGACTTGGAGCCGATGCAATTGTTTTCACTCGTGCGATTCATGGAGGGTACCTCTTGTTCTAGAAATTctagtaaaatattaattatgcattGTCTTTGCACCTTCtccttttcaattaaatttaaacttgTTTTACCATTCTCTATTCagttacattatttattttgcttaGGGTACCTCTATGTGcgatttgaatttaatattttgtagtGATgttagtgtgagatctcacatcaattggagaggggaacgaagcattcctattaagggtgtggaaacctcttcctagtaggcgcgttttaaaactgtgaggctgacagcgatacgtaacgtgctgaagcggacaatatctactagcagtaggaggcttgagctgttacggTTAGAATCTGAGTGagcaataatttaatattttgtagtGATAATTTGATGCAGTAGAACCTCGATTTTCCAGAACTACTGTTTTTCTTATTCataaggaagaaagaaaaattcttagCCTTAGGATTTAAATTGATCATTTGATATCAAAACTGTTTCAAACTTCTAAAGTTTGTCAGTAGGACGCAACCTGGGTGCACACATCCTAAAAAAGTTTAGTGTAGGACATAGAAAGCATgcctctatttctttcttcgtACTCTGACTGACAAGGGTCAAAGTTATGCATGAATGCCATCGCTTGCCTCAAGACTTAAAGAACTTAATCTCAACGTGCACTTTCTCCTAAAATTGCTGGTGTGAACATGTGCGGACTTCACTTAATTGTCTCTGCTAGAC
Encoded here:
- the LOC111809926 gene encoding beta-galactosidase 3-like; this encodes MAADSSISITLLIALLLAGFHFIHCSVTYDRKAILINGQRRILFSGSIHYPRSTPEMWEDLIQKAKNGGLDVVETYVFWNVHEPYPGIYNFEGRYDLVRFIKTIQRAGLYAHLRIGPYVCAEWNFGGFPVWLKYVPGISFRTDNEAFKNAMQGFTEKIVGIMKSEKLFESQGGPIILAQIENEYGPQSKLFGAAGHNYMTWAANMAVGLQTGVPWVMCKEEDAPDPVINTCNGFYCDAFSPNKPYKPTMWTEAWTGWFSEFGGPLHQRPVQDMAFAVARFIQRGGSLVNYYMYHGGTNFGRTAGGPFITTSYDYDAPIDEYGLLRQPKYGHLKELHKTIKLCEPALVSADPIVTSLGNNQQAHVYSSESGGCAAFLSNYDTKSFARVSFNNRHYNLPPWSISILPDCRNAVFNTAKVGVQTSQMGMLPAESTTLSWESYFEDISSLDDSSMMTSPGLLEQINVTRDTSDYLWYITSIDISSSEPFLHGGELPTLLLQSSGHAVHIFINGQLSGSVSGSRKNRRFTYSGKVNLRAGTNKIGLLSVAVGLPNVGGHFETWNTGILGPVVLYGLRHGKWDLSSQKWTYQVGLKGEAMDLISPSGFSPVEWMQASMAAQTPQPLTWHKAYFDAPDGEEPLALDMDGMGKGQIWINGQSIGRYWTAFARGNCSRCNYATAFRPPKCQLGCGQPTQRWYHVPRSWLKPEQNLLVVFEEVGGNPLRISIVKRLVTSVCADVSEFHPTFKNWQNTARFRTPKVHLSCDPGQYISSIKFASFGTPLGTCGSYQQGSCHAPSSHAILEKKCVGKERCVVTVSNSNFDDPCPNMMKRLSVEAVCNPTTSTSQFNWGG
- the LOC111810031 gene encoding protein RTE1-HOMOLOG-like isoform X2, translating into MTLEMESSNDPENQMMIEGNIAQNMKIDPERARFPCCIVWTPLPVISWLVPFIGHIGIGREDGVILDFAGPNFVCVDNFTFGAVARYLQINSDKCCCIVTHRSEEDEFREGEISTWDDALRRSTQEFQHRSYNLLTCNCHSFVANNLNRLGFRTGGWNVVNLAALIFLKGRWVSKGAVIRTLLPFVVVFSIGLALGGTTFLTFLAFFNVFLVGWFILGTYVFKNLVQL
- the LOC111810031 gene encoding protein RTE1-HOMOLOG-like isoform X1 codes for the protein MTLEMESSNDPENQMMIEGNIAQNMKIDPERARFPCCIVWTPLPVISWLVPFIGHIGIGREDGVILDFAGPNFVCVDNFTFGAVARYLQINSDKVPKSMHDTVIGTSFPTFLADFVAIDMQCCCIVTHRSEEDEFREGEISTWDDALRRSTQEFQHRSYNLLTCNCHSFVANNLNRLGFRTGGWNVVNLAALIFLKGRWVSKGAVIRTLLPFVVVFSIGLALGGTTFLTFLAFFNVFLVGWFILGTYVFKNLVQL